Proteins encoded within one genomic window of Sphingomonas cannabina:
- a CDS encoding DUF2849 domain-containing protein: MKILTGNDLRTGAVIWWTGEGWSLHVEDAVDVGEHGEAILTEETGARRVNGGVIIDATMTPEGPRPAHIKDRIRALGPTVRPDLTLKPADPNAGSWVI, from the coding sequence GTGAAGATCCTGACCGGAAACGACCTGCGCACCGGCGCGGTGATCTGGTGGACCGGCGAGGGCTGGTCGCTCCATGTCGAGGACGCCGTCGACGTCGGCGAGCACGGCGAGGCGATCCTGACCGAGGAGACGGGCGCGCGCCGCGTCAACGGCGGCGTGATCATCGACGCCACGATGACGCCCGAGGGTCCCCGCCCCGCCCACATCAAGGACCGCATCCGCGCGCTCGGCCCGACCGTCCGCCCGGACCTCACGCTCAAACCCGCCGATCCCAATGCAGGGAGCTGGGTGATATGA
- the cobA gene encoding uroporphyrinogen-III C-methyltransferase translates to MATLLDPNARGRVILVGAGPGDPGLLTIRAVQALRQADVVVHDGLIDLRVLDMAPPHAHRISVAKRRARHTLPQESINALIIAHVKAGAIVVRLKGGDPFIFGRGGEEVEAVRAAGLPVEVVPGVSAALGCAAEAMLPLTHRDWSSAVSFVAGQCKGLKDQDWSGLAGKGRTLVIYMGVATCPDIADKLIADGVAPDMPVAVIEKGTLDGHRAMRTLLADLGAMVEREKVQSPAIIVVGEVVMLADAEDKMAAWAKAAETLA, encoded by the coding sequence ATGGCGACGCTACTCGACCCCAACGCGCGCGGGCGCGTGATCCTCGTCGGTGCCGGCCCCGGCGACCCGGGGCTGCTCACCATCCGCGCCGTCCAGGCGCTGCGCCAGGCCGACGTCGTCGTGCACGACGGCCTCATCGATCTGCGCGTGCTCGACATGGCGCCGCCCCATGCGCACCGCATCTCGGTCGCCAAGCGCCGCGCCCGGCATACGCTGCCGCAGGAATCGATCAACGCGCTGATCATCGCGCATGTGAAGGCCGGCGCGATCGTCGTCCGCCTCAAGGGCGGCGACCCGTTCATCTTCGGCCGCGGCGGCGAGGAAGTGGAGGCGGTGCGCGCCGCCGGCCTGCCCGTCGAGGTGGTCCCCGGCGTCTCGGCGGCGCTCGGCTGCGCGGCGGAGGCGATGCTGCCGCTCACCCATCGCGACTGGTCGAGCGCGGTCAGCTTCGTCGCCGGCCAGTGCAAGGGGCTCAAGGACCAGGACTGGTCGGGCCTCGCCGGCAAGGGCCGCACGCTCGTCATCTACATGGGCGTCGCGACCTGCCCCGACATCGCCGACAAGCTGATCGCCGACGGCGTCGCCCCGGACATGCCGGTGGCGGTGATCGAGAAGGGTACGCTCGACGGGCACCGTGCGATGCGCACCCTGCTCGCGGACCTCGGCGCGATGGTCGAGCGCGAGAAGGTGCAGAGCCCCGCGATCATCGTCGTCGGCGAGGTGGTGATGCTCGCCGACGCCGAGGACAAGATGGCCGCCTGGGCCAAGGCCGCGGAGACGCTTGCGTGA